The following are encoded together in the Bradymonas sediminis genome:
- a CDS encoding metal ABC transporter substrate-binding protein, which translates to MALLLVSGCEKKTPPIPEDGRPIVVASTTMLTDLARQIGGDAVRVEGIMSPGGDPHLYQPTPKDARLVASSHLVIKSGLHLEGWIDDLLDNAGGTRPTVVASQGITPLHMEGFAGGVDPHFWFDLQAWTIASRNVGRALISLVGKDTPKGEAIRQRLDAYLQLIGRLDVWVRDRLSGIPKEQRILVSSHDAFNYFGKAYNIEVVGVQGISTDQKASQRDVANIIEKIKKHKVRTVFVETSVNPALIEQVARETGAAIEGPLYSDSIGAADGPAGTFVGTMVENVRMIGKALGGDYREFRLEP; encoded by the coding sequence ATGGCACTACTTCTGGTCAGCGGTTGCGAAAAGAAGACGCCGCCGATCCCCGAAGATGGGCGTCCGATTGTGGTGGCCTCGACCACGATGCTCACCGACCTGGCGCGCCAGATTGGCGGGGACGCGGTGCGCGTGGAGGGCATTATGAGCCCGGGCGGCGACCCGCACCTCTACCAACCCACGCCCAAAGACGCGCGCCTGGTGGCCAGCAGCCACCTGGTGATCAAGAGCGGCTTGCACCTGGAGGGTTGGATCGACGATTTGCTCGACAACGCCGGGGGCACGCGCCCGACGGTCGTCGCCTCCCAGGGCATCACGCCCCTGCATATGGAGGGCTTCGCCGGCGGGGTCGACCCGCATTTCTGGTTCGACCTGCAGGCCTGGACCATCGCGAGTCGAAACGTCGGCCGGGCGCTGATCTCATTGGTCGGCAAGGACACCCCGAAGGGCGAGGCGATTCGCCAGCGCCTGGACGCCTATTTGCAACTTATTGGGCGGCTTGATGTGTGGGTGCGCGACCGCCTCTCGGGCATCCCCAAGGAGCAGCGCATTCTGGTGAGTAGCCACGACGCGTTCAACTATTTTGGCAAAGCCTACAATATCGAGGTCGTCGGCGTGCAGGGCATCAGCACCGACCAGAAGGCCAGCCAGCGCGACGTGGCCAATATTATCGAGAAGATCAAAAAGCATAAGGTCAGGACGGTCTTCGTCGAGACCTCGGTCAACCCGGCGTTGATCGAGCAGGTGGCGCGCGAAACCGGCGCCGCCATCGAAGGGCCGCTTTACTCCGATAGCATCGGCGCGGCCGACGGCCCCGCGGGCACATTCGTGGGCACCATGGTCGAGAATGTGCGCATGATCGGCAAAGCCCTCGGCGGTGACTATCGCGAATTCCGATTGGAGCCCTGA
- a CDS encoding NAD-dependent epimerase/dehydratase family protein: MTDKSAAKTSSKAGKTVLVTGAAGGVGRHVVRAALDAGMKVRAADRFPAADALEVDGLFDPLTDVDWRFAELSAADLDALTQGCDFVIHAAAIVSLSESYTELAGVNVQLVRDLYRASQANGVAHFVHFSCGAIYEAGPGFRNESDRLSASNAFEQSKIDSEQVFPHQPETTHWSILRPALVYGPHCTKMGASITTLPPLVRDIMPYLPGITGGPRTNWCYVEDAASAALCVLDNPAAFERTFNVADDTALGFGEVVTSITEAYRLEVGALVPFPNTTLWTALSPLIDHDIVFDIARKILRRRWRRLQEQQDLNSPLRPRVDRNALFYVEKDNILGADALKELGWAARYTDFREGIVETIRWYQAHDWAPRFDTETQVRIQDEKQSLGFAFRTRFEGQWVDEKTGDTAPVTLLLQTEFPTITRLALDLEGNIDGKLSIGGLVEDAEIRGTIQVRLLSEGGVYWEMGFDDAQGNPHRLGLSCSVNPLRPLDALTHVSGDIKDANADVVGHVELSYHMRSQLLPSMATFRLLH, translated from the coding sequence ATGACTGATAAATCAGCAGCGAAGACGTCCTCAAAGGCCGGCAAGACCGTCCTCGTCACCGGCGCGGCCGGCGGCGTAGGGCGCCACGTGGTCCGCGCGGCGCTCGACGCCGGCATGAAGGTGCGCGCTGCGGACCGGTTCCCGGCCGCCGATGCCCTGGAAGTGGACGGATTATTTGACCCGCTGACCGACGTCGACTGGCGCTTCGCGGAGCTGTCGGCCGCCGACCTCGACGCGTTGACCCAGGGATGCGACTTCGTCATCCACGCCGCCGCCATCGTCAGCCTCTCGGAGAGCTATACCGAGCTGGCCGGGGTCAACGTGCAATTGGTGCGCGACCTCTACCGCGCAAGCCAGGCCAACGGCGTCGCGCATTTTGTGCACTTTAGCTGTGGCGCGATCTACGAGGCGGGCCCGGGGTTTCGCAACGAGAGCGACCGCCTCTCGGCGAGCAACGCGTTTGAGCAGAGCAAGATCGACAGCGAGCAGGTCTTCCCGCATCAACCCGAGACCACGCATTGGAGCATCCTGCGTCCCGCGCTGGTCTACGGGCCGCATTGCACCAAGATGGGCGCGAGCATCACAACGCTCCCGCCGCTGGTGCGCGACATTATGCCCTACCTGCCGGGCATCACCGGCGGGCCGCGCACCAACTGGTGCTACGTCGAAGACGCCGCCTCCGCCGCGCTGTGCGTGCTGGATAACCCGGCCGCTTTTGAGCGAACCTTCAACGTCGCCGACGACACCGCGCTTGGCTTTGGCGAAGTCGTCACATCGATCACCGAGGCCTATCGCCTCGAAGTTGGCGCGCTGGTCCCCTTCCCGAATACGACGCTGTGGACCGCGTTGAGCCCGTTGATCGACCACGATATCGTCTTCGATATCGCGCGAAAGATCTTGCGCCGGCGCTGGCGCCGCCTGCAAGAACAACAGGACCTCAATAGTCCCCTTCGCCCCCGGGTCGACCGCAACGCGCTCTTCTACGTCGAGAAAGACAATATCCTCGGCGCCGACGCGCTCAAAGAGCTCGGCTGGGCGGCGCGCTATACCGACTTTCGCGAGGGCATCGTCGAGACGATTCGCTGGTATCAGGCCCACGACTGGGCGCCGCGCTTCGACACCGAAACACAGGTACGCATCCAGGACGAAAAGCAGAGTCTCGGCTTTGCCTTCCGCACCCGATTCGAAGGCCAATGGGTCGACGAAAAGACCGGCGACACCGCCCCCGTCACCCTGCTCCTACAGACCGAATTCCCCACAATCACTCGCCTCGCGCTCGATCTGGAGGGGAATATTGACGGGAAATTGAGCATCGGCGGGCTTGTCGAAGACGCCGAGATTCGCGGCACCATTCAAGTACGCCTGCTCTCGGAGGGTGGCGTCTATTGGGAGATGGGCTTTGACGACGCCCAGGGCAACCCGCACCGCCTCGGCCTGTCCTGCTCCGTCAACCCGCTGCGCCCCCTGGACGCGCTCACCCACGTCAGCGGCGACATAAAAGATGCCAACGCCGATGTCGTCGGACATGTCGAATTAAGCTATCATATGCGCTCGCAATTGCTCCCGAGCATGGCGACCTTTCGCCTGCTCCACTGA
- a CDS encoding metal ABC transporter permease, with the protein MQGFFTSETFARSVEFFSFQYSFTIYALLASMLVGAVCAVVGAFLVLRGMSLLGDAVGHATLPGVCAAFIIVGAKEMGALLIGALVSAFVAALMVGAISNKPRTRPDAAIGVILSVFFGIGIVMLSYIQNSPTAAQAGLDNFLFGNAAAVSLEQLYLLAGVCLVLIAAVVICFRYLAVSTFDPVFARSIGVPTRALHYGLLGALSVAVVVSVQAVGVVLVAAMLIIPPSSALFLTNRLPGVLIIGAILGVLSGALGAFTSYLWEGVATGPAMVLCAGFFFALSLLFGPRGMFKDLGGRYARLSD; encoded by the coding sequence ATGCAGGGCTTTTTTACATCCGAAACCTTCGCCAGATCGGTCGAATTTTTCTCCTTTCAATATAGCTTCACCATCTACGCCTTGCTCGCCTCGATGTTGGTGGGCGCGGTGTGCGCGGTGGTCGGGGCGTTTTTGGTGCTGCGCGGGATGTCGCTTCTGGGCGACGCCGTGGGCCACGCGACCCTGCCGGGGGTGTGCGCCGCGTTCATCATCGTGGGAGCCAAGGAGATGGGCGCGCTGCTCATCGGGGCGCTCGTGTCGGCTTTTGTCGCGGCGCTTATGGTCGGCGCGATCTCGAATAAGCCGCGCACCCGCCCGGACGCCGCGATTGGGGTCATCTTGTCGGTGTTCTTTGGCATCGGCATCGTGATGCTCTCCTATATTCAGAATTCACCAACCGCCGCCCAGGCAGGGCTCGACAACTTCCTTTTTGGCAACGCGGCGGCCGTCTCGCTTGAGCAGCTCTACCTGCTCGCCGGGGTGTGCCTGGTGCTCATCGCGGCGGTCGTCATCTGCTTTCGCTACCTGGCGGTGTCGACCTTTGACCCGGTATTCGCCCGCTCCATCGGCGTGCCGACGCGCGCGCTTCACTACGGCCTGCTGGGCGCGCTCTCCGTCGCGGTGGTCGTCTCGGTGCAGGCGGTGGGCGTGGTGTTGGTGGCGGCGATGTTGATTATTCCGCCGTCCTCGGCGCTCTTTTTGACCAACCGGCTCCCGGGCGTCCTCATCATCGGGGCGATCCTCGGGGTTTTATCCGGCGCGCTCGGCGCGTTCACGAGTTATCTGTGGGAGGGCGTGGCGACCGGGCCGGCGATGGTGTTGTGCGCCGGGTTCTTCTTCGCGCTGTCGCTGCTCTTTGGGCCGCGCGGCATGTTTAAAGATTTGGGAGGACGTTATGCTCGACTATCTGATTGA
- a CDS encoding YaeQ family protein, with translation MALTATLFRFELNISDVDRGVYETVELRVAQHPSESDAYLVTRMLAMALEYERDLSFGRGVSTPEDPALSAPNEMGGVALWIEIGQPSAERLHKITKQADRVCVYTHKNPEFIVADLMAGTIHRAEEIELTSFDPAFIDELAALLTRNSSWDILRTEGALYVTVGDTTLSSTPVVHAEYKRN, from the coding sequence ATGGCCCTAACGGCGACCCTATTTCGTTTTGAATTAAATATCTCCGACGTGGACCGCGGCGTCTATGAGACCGTCGAGCTGCGCGTCGCCCAACACCCCTCCGAATCCGACGCCTACCTCGTCACCCGCATGCTTGCCATGGCCTTGGAATACGAGCGCGACCTGAGCTTTGGCCGGGGCGTGTCGACCCCCGAGGACCCGGCGCTGTCGGCCCCCAACGAGATGGGCGGCGTCGCGCTATGGATCGAAATTGGCCAGCCGTCTGCCGAGCGCCTCCATAAGATCACCAAGCAGGCGGACCGCGTCTGCGTCTATACCCATAAAAACCCGGAGTTTATCGTGGCCGACCTGATGGCGGGCACGATTCACCGCGCCGAGGAGATCGAGCTGACGTCATTTGACCCGGCCTTTATCGACGAGCTCGCCGCGCTGCTCACCCGCAATAGCTCCTGGGATATCCTGCGCACCGAGGGCGCGCTCTATGTCACGGTGGGCGACACGACGCTGTCGAGCACGCCGGTGGTGCACGCGGAATATAAGCGGAATTGA
- a CDS encoding lysophospholipid acyltransferase family protein yields MTRLYRTIRRLLKLATAVYFVEIQASGREQIPADAPVIFAANHPNSIMDTVILGTQTNRQIHYMAKSALFKNPLVATLFDHCGVIPIHRTPQTDGASNEDAFDSAFGVLAKGGCIGIFPEGQNSMERQVLRIKTGTARIALGAEQENNYQLGVQIVPVGLNFENRDRFLSTVLVRFGKPIDAREYAEMHKVDERLAVQELTERLAQNLRDLSAHIEGEQLHELVEYIWPIYGTELVEDMVAYRKQVALDERPDFETLRDANIANIALDEEFDDDEDAGKRSGRRAWLLDRLRSTKRPSEPLGDKLWAQRQIADVLAHYQAHDPQRVAALRLRLWAHSDHIRQVHLRHDFIDRPPQTLSSRKSALQFTAYAIFFALPAGWGLVHNFVPYQLAKLAISRAPDEAIRAITGLLSGAFFFSLFYALYGAALWWGAGKSPWLVAGYLFSLIPTGFFFLRYRHQLARFRRRILTRTLFRTEKGLIETLARERGEIIAELDAMREGYREVAEAEGARPALSESVG; encoded by the coding sequence GTGACCCGACTCTATCGCACCATTCGCCGCCTGCTTAAGCTCGCGACCGCCGTCTATTTTGTCGAAATACAGGCGAGCGGGCGCGAGCAAATCCCGGCGGACGCGCCGGTTATCTTCGCGGCCAATCACCCCAACTCGATCATGGACACCGTCATTCTGGGGACCCAGACCAACCGCCAGATTCACTATATGGCCAAGAGCGCGCTCTTTAAGAATCCGCTGGTGGCCACCCTATTCGACCACTGCGGGGTCATCCCGATCCACCGCACGCCGCAGACCGATGGGGCGAGCAATGAGGACGCCTTTGACAGCGCCTTCGGTGTACTGGCCAAAGGCGGGTGCATCGGGATCTTTCCCGAGGGGCAAAACTCCATGGAGCGCCAGGTGCTGCGCATCAAGACCGGCACCGCGCGCATCGCCCTGGGCGCCGAGCAGGAGAATAATTACCAATTGGGGGTCCAGATCGTGCCGGTGGGCCTAAACTTCGAGAACCGCGACCGCTTTTTATCGACGGTGCTCGTGCGCTTTGGGAAGCCCATCGACGCGCGCGAATACGCCGAGATGCACAAGGTCGATGAGCGCCTGGCGGTCCAAGAGTTGACCGAGCGCCTCGCCCAGAATCTGCGCGATTTGAGCGCCCATATCGAGGGCGAGCAATTGCACGAATTGGTTGAGTATATCTGGCCGATTTACGGGACCGAGTTGGTCGAAGATATGGTCGCGTACCGAAAGCAGGTCGCCCTCGATGAGCGCCCCGATTTTGAGACCCTTCGCGACGCAAATATCGCCAATATCGCCCTCGACGAGGAGTTCGATGACGACGAGGATGCCGGCAAACGCAGCGGCCGGCGCGCCTGGTTGCTCGACCGTTTGCGCTCGACCAAACGCCCCAGCGAGCCGCTGGGCGACAAATTATGGGCGCAGCGCCAGATCGCCGACGTCCTCGCCCATTATCAGGCGCACGACCCGCAGCGCGTCGCCGCGCTCCGGCTTCGGCTGTGGGCGCACAGCGACCATATCCGCCAGGTGCACCTGCGCCACGACTTTATCGACCGCCCGCCGCAGACGCTGTCATCGCGAAAATCCGCGCTCCAATTCACCGCCTACGCGATCTTCTTCGCGCTGCCGGCGGGCTGGGGACTTGTGCATAATTTTGTGCCCTATCAACTGGCGAAGCTGGCCATCTCGCGGGCGCCCGACGAGGCGATTCGCGCCATCACCGGACTGTTGAGCGGGGCGTTTTTCTTCAGCCTCTTTTATGCCCTCTACGGCGCGGCGCTGTGGTGGGGCGCGGGCAAAAGCCCTTGGCTGGTCGCCGGCTACCTCTTCTCGCTCATCCCCACCGGCTTCTTCTTTTTGAGGTATCGCCACCAGCTCGCGCGCTTCCGCCGGCGCATCCTCACCCGCACGCTGTTTCGCACCGAAAAAGGCCTCATCGAGACCCTCGCCCGGGAGCGCGGCGAGATTATCGCCGAGCTCGACGCGATGCGGGAGGGGTATCGCGAGGTCGCCGAGGCAGAAGGTGCGCGCCCGGCGCTGAGTGAATCCGTGGGTTAA
- a CDS encoding metal ABC transporter permease, whose protein sequence is MLDYLIEPWSWGAWMWRAMLASVLAAIPLAVLGVFLYLRRMSLVADALAHVALLGIVVAFLVTGSLEGPVMLAGATVVGLVAAISIETLARRPNVRADAAIGIVFTVLFAAGIILVSTSVHDAHIDTQCVLFGNPLAISDRALWMLGGVAPAVVLMVVFFYRWLSVSTFDPILAASIGIPVTLVHYGVMTAVSITTVASFETVGSILAIALMIVPAATAHLLANRLSTMLLVAVGHAVISAVVGVYVSIWVNASTAGAIVVVGGVLYALAFIFAPHGLLRRSLQRRSYRAEALPQSASAIAQKSA, encoded by the coding sequence ATGCTCGACTATCTGATTGAGCCCTGGTCCTGGGGCGCCTGGATGTGGCGCGCCATGCTGGCGTCGGTGCTCGCCGCGATTCCGCTGGCGGTGCTGGGCGTGTTTCTATACCTGCGGCGTATGAGCCTGGTGGCCGACGCGCTGGCGCATGTGGCGCTGCTGGGGATTGTCGTGGCGTTTCTCGTGACCGGGTCGCTCGAAGGCCCGGTGATGCTCGCCGGGGCGACCGTGGTCGGCCTGGTCGCGGCCATCAGCATCGAGACCCTGGCCCGGCGCCCCAATGTGCGCGCAGATGCCGCGATCGGCATCGTCTTTACGGTGCTCTTCGCCGCAGGAATTATCCTGGTGTCGACCTCGGTGCATGACGCCCATATCGACACCCAATGCGTGCTCTTTGGTAACCCCTTAGCGATCTCGGACCGCGCGCTCTGGATGCTCGGCGGCGTCGCCCCGGCGGTCGTGCTCATGGTCGTCTTCTTCTACCGCTGGCTGTCGGTGAGCACCTTCGACCCGATTCTTGCGGCGAGCATCGGCATCCCGGTCACGCTGGTGCATTATGGAGTGATGACCGCCGTGTCGATCACGACGGTGGCGAGCTTTGAGACGGTCGGCAGCATCCTGGCGATTGCGCTGATGATCGTGCCGGCGGCGACCGCGCATCTTCTGGCCAACCGCCTGTCGACCATGCTGCTGGTGGCGGTGGGGCACGCGGTGATCTCGGCGGTGGTCGGCGTCTATGTGTCGATCTGGGTCAACGCGTCGACCGCCGGCGCCATCGTGGTTGTGGGCGGCGTGCTCTACGCGCTCGCCTTTATCTTCGCCCCGCACGGCTTGCTTCGCCGAAGCCTCCAGCGCCGCTCCTATCGGGCCGAAGCGCTCCCCCAGTCCGCCTCCGCCATCGCGCAGAAGAGCGCGTAA
- a CDS encoding RIO1 family regulatory kinase/ATPase: MRIPARLRPLIEYGVITEVVRPLLSGKEAQVYLVESGGELRAAKVYKSTQERSFRHRSSYTEGRKVRNSRDRRAMGKNSRYGREQQEAAWNTAEADMIRKLHRAGVRVPKPYDFVEGVLVMECIQGPDGGVAPRISDCPFTREEGIEVCDQIIRQIVKMLCAGVVHADMSVFNVLMADDGPVVIDFPQSVSAASNPHARKILLRDVANITDALRFGRAPQALRYGYEMWDLYENGELDENSVLTGKYDVRQHQVDPDILMLEMQQVEEDEALAEMDDEDFDY, translated from the coding sequence TTGAGGATACCAGCGCGGCTTCGGCCGCTGATCGAGTATGGGGTTATCACCGAGGTCGTTCGACCGTTGTTGAGCGGCAAAGAGGCCCAGGTTTATCTGGTCGAGTCGGGCGGGGAGCTGCGCGCGGCGAAGGTCTATAAGAGCACGCAGGAGCGCTCATTTCGCCACCGCTCGAGTTATACCGAGGGGCGAAAGGTGCGAAACTCGCGCGACCGCCGCGCGATGGGTAAAAATAGCCGCTACGGGCGCGAGCAGCAGGAAGCCGCCTGGAATACGGCCGAAGCCGATATGATCCGAAAGCTCCACCGCGCCGGCGTGCGCGTGCCCAAGCCCTACGATTTTGTCGAAGGCGTGCTCGTCATGGAGTGCATCCAGGGCCCCGACGGCGGCGTCGCCCCGCGCATCTCGGATTGTCCGTTTACCCGCGAAGAGGGCATCGAGGTCTGCGACCAGATCATCCGCCAGATCGTAAAGATGCTGTGCGCCGGCGTGGTCCACGCCGATATGTCGGTCTTCAACGTGCTGATGGCAGACGACGGCCCCGTCGTCATCGACTTCCCCCAGTCCGTGAGCGCGGCGAGCAACCCGCACGCCCGCAAGATCCTCTTGCGCGACGTCGCCAATATCACCGACGCCCTGCGCTTTGGGCGCGCCCCCCAGGCGCTGCGCTACGGCTATGAGATGTGGGACCTCTATGAGAACGGCGAGCTCGACGAGAACTCGGTGCTCACCGGCAAATACGACGTCCGCCAACACCAGGTGGACCCGGATATCCTGATGCTCGAGATGCAGCAGGTTGAGGAAGACGAGGCCCTGGCCGAGATGGACGACGAGGACTTTGATTATTGA
- the greA gene encoding transcription elongation factor GreA has protein sequence MSNKIPMTVFGHKQLKAELDRLKKVERYKIIEEIETARAHGDLSENAEYHAAKEAQSFNEGRIQELQGKLSNAEIIDPSKLSGDRVLFGATVTLFDFTDDVEKVYEIVGDDEADIQAKKLSYASPIARAIMGKEVGEEVKIKTPGGTREVEIVAVRFPENC, from the coding sequence ATGAGCAACAAGATCCCCATGACCGTCTTTGGCCATAAGCAGCTCAAAGCCGAGTTAGATCGACTCAAAAAAGTCGAGCGATATAAGATCATCGAAGAAATCGAGACCGCCCGCGCCCACGGCGATTTGAGCGAGAACGCCGAATACCACGCCGCCAAGGAAGCGCAGTCCTTCAACGAGGGGCGCATCCAGGAATTGCAGGGCAAGCTGTCCAACGCCGAGATCATCGACCCGAGCAAATTGTCGGGCGACCGCGTGCTCTTCGGCGCGACCGTCACGCTCTTTGATTTCACCGACGATGTCGAAAAGGTCTACGAAATCGTCGGCGATGACGAGGCTGATATCCAGGCCAAAAAGCTCTCCTACGCCAGCCCTATCGCGCGCGCGATTATGGGCAAAGAGGTCGGCGAAGAGGTCAAAATCAAGACGCCCGGCGGCACGCGCGAGGTCGAAATCGTCGCGGTACGCTTCCCGGAAAACTGCTGA
- a CDS encoding DNA gyrase C-terminal beta-propeller domain-containing protein: MTEKPQAPNPANAIIAELLELARTESADKLFELNAATLYPELYDRAAASFDGWDAALASALVALATQSATRSTRARKPRQADEEQVVRRPGPQAEQPLFARTSGGAFYALDPAEVPLSDAPVVPATPQGAGRMEALKYIGEPDGVVVFSDRGRYFGMDTRMVPQWDGEMQNRRVQDVVHLDDGEQIIEVVERDLLRYSSGYGASQKGGPNRMIHVTRGAKAKASEVSELTYTLDREGRDAFLLNDGDVPVAVMVGEAENSVFCASAMGKAIHFDAADIRSMGLAAVGVNAMKLDGDADAIVGAFLGNKIEQVAIITEQGLGKRVDFAEFRPQSRAGAGLQLLKLQSGDRVASVVACKADEDLGIFTSRGRLHRVPATAFARMGRPAKGDQQIDLIGDEVVVRLVALPCGGV, from the coding sequence ATGACCGAAAAGCCCCAAGCCCCAAACCCCGCCAACGCCATCATCGCCGAGCTCCTCGAGCTCGCCAGAACCGAGTCGGCCGACAAGCTCTTCGAGCTCAACGCCGCCACGCTCTACCCGGAGCTCTACGACCGCGCGGCCGCGAGCTTCGACGGGTGGGACGCGGCGCTGGCCTCCGCCCTGGTGGCGCTGGCCACGCAATCGGCGACGCGCTCAACCCGCGCCCGAAAGCCGCGCCAGGCCGACGAGGAGCAGGTGGTGCGCCGGCCGGGGCCGCAGGCTGAGCAGCCGCTCTTTGCGCGCACCTCAGGCGGCGCGTTTTACGCCCTCGACCCCGCAGAGGTTCCGCTCTCGGACGCACCGGTTGTTCCCGCGACGCCCCAGGGCGCCGGTCGTATGGAGGCGCTTAAATATATCGGTGAGCCCGACGGGGTGGTCGTGTTCTCGGATCGCGGGCGCTATTTCGGCATGGACACGCGCATGGTGCCCCAGTGGGACGGTGAGATGCAAAACCGGCGCGTGCAAGACGTCGTACACCTGGATGATGGCGAGCAGATTATTGAGGTCGTGGAGCGCGATCTATTGCGCTACTCGTCGGGGTATGGGGCGAGCCAAAAGGGCGGGCCGAATCGGATGATTCACGTGACCCGCGGCGCAAAGGCGAAGGCCTCCGAGGTCTCGGAGCTCACCTATACCCTGGATCGTGAGGGGCGCGACGCGTTTCTCTTGAACGACGGCGACGTGCCCGTGGCGGTGATGGTCGGCGAGGCGGAGAATAGCGTTTTTTGCGCGTCGGCCATGGGTAAGGCGATTCATTTTGACGCGGCTGATATCCGCAGCATGGGGCTGGCCGCGGTGGGCGTAAACGCCATGAAGCTCGACGGCGACGCCGATGCGATCGTGGGCGCATTTTTGGGCAATAAAATCGAGCAGGTCGCGATTATCACCGAGCAGGGGTTGGGAAAACGCGTCGATTTCGCGGAATTTCGCCCGCAGAGTCGCGCCGGCGCGGGGCTTCAATTGCTGAAATTACAATCGGGCGACCGGGTCGCCAGCGTCGTGGCCTGCAAGGCCGACGAAGACCTGGGGATCTTCACCAGCCGCGGGCGCCTGCACCGGGTGCCGGCGACCGCCTTTGCGCGCATGGGCCGCCCGGCCAAGGGCGACCAGCAAATTGATCTTATCGGTGACGAGGTCGTCGTGCGACTGGTCGCGCTGCCTTGCGGCGGCGTTTAA
- a CDS encoding metal ABC transporter ATP-binding protein: protein MTYALQVENLTVSYGRGPVVKDVAFALDPGDLVGIVGPNGAGKSSMIKAMVGALTPDTGTIRVGADSGKKATRRITYVPQRGEVDWDFPVTVEDVVTQGRYGKVGLLGRFSKEDRRLVKEAIDLVGIGDLVKRQIGELSGGQQQRVFLARALAQQGDIYLLDEPLVGVDATTESAIVDVLRNLRDAGKSVMVVHHDLSTAREYFDKVLLMNKELIAFGPVEEVFTPELLQKTYGGRLTVLGGGSVAVRTG from the coding sequence ATGACGTACGCATTGCAGGTCGAAAATCTGACCGTCTCTTACGGCCGCGGGCCGGTCGTAAAAGACGTCGCTTTCGCGCTGGACCCGGGCGACCTGGTCGGCATCGTCGGCCCCAACGGCGCCGGAAAATCCAGCATGATCAAGGCCATGGTCGGGGCGCTGACCCCGGACACCGGCACGATTCGGGTGGGGGCGGATTCGGGCAAAAAAGCCACGCGCCGCATCACCTACGTGCCCCAGCGCGGCGAGGTCGATTGGGACTTCCCGGTCACCGTCGAAGACGTCGTGACTCAGGGGCGCTACGGCAAGGTGGGCCTGCTCGGGCGCTTCTCCAAAGAGGACCGCCGCCTGGTCAAAGAGGCCATCGACCTGGTGGGCATCGGCGACCTGGTAAAGCGGCAAATCGGCGAGCTGTCGGGCGGCCAGCAGCAGCGCGTGTTTTTGGCGCGCGCGCTGGCCCAGCAGGGCGATATCTACCTGCTCGACGAGCCGCTGGTGGGCGTGGACGCGACCACCGAGTCGGCCATCGTCGACGTACTTCGGAACCTGCGCGACGCCGGCAAATCCGTCATGGTCGTGCACCATGACCTTTCGACCGCGCGCGAGTATTTCGACAAGGTATTGCTGATGAATAAAGAGCTCATCGCCTTCGGCCCGGTCGAGGAGGTCTTCACCCCGGAGCTTCTGCAAAAGACCTACGGCGGCCGGCTCACGGTGCTCGGCGGCGGGAGCGTCGCGGTGAGAACCGGTTGA